One segment of Desulfosudis oleivorans Hxd3 DNA contains the following:
- a CDS encoding Eco57I restriction-modification methylase domain-containing protein: MLNNSGYNPDVLSCIANLSSDEVFTPPQLANGILDLLPEKLWSDKKATFFDPGCKSGVFLREIARRLDKGLEKQIPDRHKRINHIFKNQLYGLAITELTALLSRRSVYCSKTANGRYSVCEAFDSPEGNIHFARVEHIWKNGRCVYCRASKENYERDGDLESHAYAFIHTENPEELFNMKFDVIIGNPPYQLSDGGYGESARPIYHLFVEQAMKLKPRYLTMIIPSRWFAGGKGLDEFRRKMLHDHRISHLVDYPKLYDGFPGVKIRGGVSYFLWERDYDGPCSVQTMWDGQPLGPPMKRRLDAYDVLVRRNEAVSILDKVRAYRVKGKSEATLDARVSSRKPFGFPTNFHGAESPKGFKIPVKLYGSRQISWIKRSDIQQNSEWIDKWKVLMTCVQGTSAAVETMFLSRPIIAEPGEACSETYLIAGRFENKLEAERYAAYLRTRFVRFLVSLRKATQHATKDVYAFVPDVPLNCEWTDEKLYKRYGLTKDEIAFIESVVRPMPADSDEASDE; this comes from the coding sequence AAAAGCCACTTTTTTTGATCCCGGCTGCAAGTCCGGCGTGTTTTTGCGGGAGATCGCCAGGCGTCTGGACAAAGGCCTGGAGAAGCAGATCCCTGATCGCCACAAGCGGATCAACCACATCTTCAAAAACCAGCTTTACGGGCTCGCCATTACCGAGCTGACCGCCTTGCTCTCGCGTCGGTCCGTATATTGCTCTAAAACGGCCAACGGCCGTTATTCCGTTTGCGAAGCTTTCGACAGTCCGGAAGGCAACATCCATTTTGCGAGGGTGGAACACATCTGGAAGAACGGCCGTTGCGTATACTGCAGAGCCAGCAAGGAGAACTACGAACGGGACGGTGATTTGGAAAGCCACGCCTATGCCTTTATCCATACAGAAAACCCGGAGGAACTTTTTAATATGAAATTTGATGTTATTATCGGAAACCCCCCTTACCAATTGAGCGATGGGGGTTACGGAGAGAGTGCCCGACCGATCTATCACCTGTTTGTTGAGCAGGCGATGAAACTCAAGCCCCGCTACCTGACGATGATCATTCCTTCCCGATGGTTCGCCGGCGGCAAGGGGTTGGACGAATTTCGCCGCAAGATGCTCCATGATCATCGCATTTCCCACCTGGTCGACTATCCCAAACTCTACGACGGATTTCCCGGCGTAAAGATCCGTGGCGGTGTCTCCTATTTCCTGTGGGAGCGCGACTACGATGGCCCCTGCTCCGTGCAAACGATGTGGGATGGCCAACCACTCGGCCCGCCGATGAAGCGGCGCCTGGATGCCTACGATGTTCTGGTCCGCCGGAACGAGGCGGTCTCCATTCTGGACAAGGTCCGCGCCTACCGTGTCAAAGGTAAGTCCGAGGCGACACTGGATGCACGAGTGTCCAGCCGGAAGCCCTTTGGTTTTCCCACAAATTTTCATGGCGCTGAATCGCCCAAGGGTTTCAAAATTCCGGTCAAGCTCTATGGATCACGACAAATCTCTTGGATCAAGCGCTCGGATATCCAACAGAACTCGGAATGGATTGACAAATGGAAGGTCCTGATGACTTGTGTTCAAGGTACCAGTGCTGCGGTTGAAACCATGTTTCTGAGCAGACCCATCATTGCGGAGCCTGGAGAAGCCTGCTCGGAGACTTATTTGATCGCCGGCCGATTCGAAAACAAATTGGAGGCCGAGCGATACGCGGCATATCTGCGGACGCGTTTTGTCCGTTTCCTTGTGTCTCTACGAAAGGCAACGCAACATGCCACGAAGGATGTCTATGCATTTGTTCCCGACGTCCCTTTGAATTGCGAATGGACCGACGAGAAGCTCTACAAGCGATATGGCCTGACCAAGGATGAAATCGCCTTTATCGAATCCGTTGTCCGCCCGATGCCTGCCGATAGCGACGAGGCGAGCGATGAGTAA